A genomic segment from Coriobacteriia bacterium encodes:
- a CDS encoding 6-bladed beta-propeller — protein sequence MAPDEIRSDETVNEEVSPGDVAPSDDVVAFSEDAVPAETTMDDSVRSAVGQSRSADPHQLTSRERRRRWVLLAVLLLLLMLLSYLAYYFMMNRKMPDIGFQPAADAMVAPPQYLYSISAKDAQSLVRPVGVAISPDDRVYVVDFGHRRISVFSTPGKYLFSFNKTPKGTLMAPVHLAIKDNEVWVTDRYYDTIYIYDLAGTYLREFKPSKEKLEWSPLAITFDASGTLKATDVGNTKLHRLLYFSSDGSRTVTVGKTAQVNTPAEEPGAFLFPNGIAVAPGGEVFVSDGDNRRVQVFDASGAFLRFVNTSGVPRGVAIDPQKRLYVADALAHNITVFDLSGKTLVSFGERGFGPGQFNYPNDIAIDKRNRIYITDRENSQVQVWGWPVAQLPPVAPPKGPLQWLAALACCLPLILIPLLLLMRRKIRIVVTPDFVDALERLGEIRAVSERSRLRLIAPEQDRVLYEGRVVDGIKLDELITLEEHSESDARALMDKLRIAERPAVLLSMTWRAKALATEDGDLRLLALVAEVRVVDVEEFREMYLMRERRNMDATNT from the coding sequence ATGGCTCCTGATGAGATCCGCTCCGATGAAACCGTGAACGAAGAAGTGAGCCCCGGGGACGTCGCCCCTTCGGATGACGTCGTGGCATTCAGCGAGGACGCTGTCCCCGCAGAGACAACAATGGATGACTCGGTCCGCTCGGCCGTCGGGCAGAGCCGCTCGGCTGACCCACATCAACTCACATCGCGCGAGCGCCGCCGTAGGTGGGTTCTGCTGGCGGTGCTGCTGCTTCTCCTCATGCTGCTCAGCTACCTCGCGTACTACTTCATGATGAATCGAAAGATGCCCGACATCGGCTTCCAGCCGGCCGCTGACGCGATGGTTGCCCCGCCGCAGTACCTCTATTCGATCTCGGCGAAGGACGCCCAGTCGCTCGTCAGGCCTGTTGGCGTGGCCATCAGCCCCGATGACCGGGTCTACGTGGTCGACTTCGGGCATCGCAGGATCAGCGTCTTCAGTACACCGGGCAAGTATCTGTTCTCGTTCAACAAGACGCCCAAGGGCACCTTGATGGCACCCGTCCACCTCGCGATCAAGGACAACGAGGTGTGGGTGACCGACCGCTACTACGACACCATCTACATCTACGACTTGGCCGGAACCTATCTGCGCGAGTTCAAGCCGTCCAAAGAGAAGCTCGAATGGAGTCCGCTGGCGATCACGTTCGACGCGAGCGGCACGCTCAAGGCGACCGATGTCGGCAACACCAAGCTGCACCGACTTCTCTATTTCTCATCTGATGGAAGCCGCACGGTTACGGTGGGCAAGACCGCTCAGGTCAACACACCCGCTGAAGAGCCGGGCGCCTTCCTGTTCCCAAACGGCATCGCAGTGGCCCCCGGCGGTGAGGTATTCGTCTCAGACGGTGACAATCGTCGCGTTCAGGTATTTGACGCAAGCGGCGCATTCCTGCGCTTTGTGAACACGAGTGGCGTGCCGCGCGGCGTCGCCATCGACCCTCAGAAGCGGCTGTATGTGGCCGACGCACTCGCCCACAACATCACGGTGTTCGACCTGTCAGGCAAGACCCTGGTCTCCTTCGGCGAGCGCGGCTTCGGGCCGGGTCAGTTCAACTATCCGAACGACATCGCAATCGATAAGCGCAATCGCATCTACATTACCGACAGGGAGAACAGCCAGGTCCAGGTGTGGGGTTGGCCGGTGGCGCAGTTGCCGCCGGTGGCCCCACCGAAGGGTCCGCTGCAGTGGCTCGCCGCACTCGCCTGCTGTCTGCCGCTCATCCTCATACCGTTGCTGCTGCTGATGCGGCGCAAGATCCGGATCGTCGTGACGCCCGACTTCGTGGATGCGCTCGAGCGCCTCGGCGAGATCCGCGCGGTCTCGGAGCGCTCCCGCCTGCGCCTGATCGCACCGGAGCAGGACCGGGTGCTGTATGAGGGACGCGTCGTCGACGGAATCAAGCTCGACGAGCTGATCACGCTCGAGGAGCACTCGGAGTCCGACGCCAGGGCACTGATGGACAAGCTCCGTATCGCCGAGCGCCCAGCCGTGCTGCTTTCGATGACGTGGCGTGCAAAGGCTCTCGCAACGGAAGATGGCGACCTGCGTTTGCTCGCGCTCGTCGCGGAGGTTCGAGTGGTGGACGTCGAGGAGTTCCGTGAGATGTACCTTATGCGCGAGCGTCGAAACATGGACGCAACAAATACCTAG
- a CDS encoding tetratricopeptide repeat protein, giving the protein MLSRIRPLDAAILIIAVLVIVAGGVLGYSIWSNGRDMRTSSPANREIEALKQKLKQKPNDVETRMRLAQAYSVAGRPQESVAQYKAVLKLNKDWVPALSGIGFELMKQEDWKGGEEYFKRVIELTEGKTPILSGSSSLEVAYYYTGIARMEQKDYSGAAGYLKAALRSRQTSSDTAYALAVCYEKLGIVQGHKEMLEYALRFDPKMPEANYDYGLLLLSEGKTAQAAEHFRISTTMAPYKEEPKAELKKLGNGADRLKAANSLASTDASAALSEARIAAALEPASVEPVLLVAQLYEKLKKKTLASEAYEKVLTLDPGNSDATAGLKRVKNGS; this is encoded by the coding sequence TTGCTGAGCCGGATACGTCCGCTCGACGCGGCCATACTGATCATCGCCGTCCTCGTTATCGTCGCGGGCGGTGTCCTCGGCTATTCGATCTGGTCCAACGGTCGAGACATGCGCACCAGCTCGCCGGCGAATCGCGAGATCGAGGCGCTCAAACAGAAGCTCAAGCAGAAGCCCAACGACGTTGAGACGCGCATGCGGTTAGCGCAGGCGTACTCCGTCGCCGGTCGGCCTCAGGAATCTGTGGCGCAGTACAAGGCCGTGCTCAAGTTGAACAAGGACTGGGTGCCCGCGCTGTCCGGTATCGGCTTCGAACTGATGAAGCAGGAGGACTGGAAGGGTGGCGAGGAGTACTTCAAGCGAGTCATCGAGCTGACGGAAGGCAAGACGCCGATTCTGTCGGGCTCGAGCTCCCTCGAGGTGGCGTACTACTACACAGGCATAGCGCGCATGGAACAGAAGGACTACTCCGGAGCCGCGGGATATCTCAAGGCCGCGCTTCGAAGCCGGCAGACTTCGTCGGACACCGCGTACGCTCTGGCGGTGTGCTACGAGAAGCTTGGCATCGTGCAGGGTCACAAGGAAATGCTCGAGTACGCGCTGCGGTTCGACCCCAAGATGCCCGAGGCCAACTACGACTACGGCCTGCTCCTGCTCTCCGAGGGCAAGACCGCGCAGGCCGCGGAGCACTTCAGGATCTCGACGACCATGGCGCCCTACAAGGAAGAGCCCAAAGCTGAGCTCAAGAAGCTGGGCAACGGCGCTGATAGGCTGAAGGCCGCAAACTCCCTCGCCTCGACCGACGCGAGCGCTGCGCTCTCCGAGGCCAGAATCGCGGCGGCTCTTGAGCCAGCTTCGGTCGAGCCGGTCCTGCTCGTGGCGCAACTGTATGAGAAGCTCAAGAAGAAGACGCTTGCGAGCGAGGCCTACGAGAAGGTTCTCACGCTCGATCCGGGCAACTCCGATGCGACCGCCGGTCTGAAGCGAGTGAAGAATGGCTCCTGA
- a CDS encoding twin-arginine translocation signal domain-containing protein — MATKDIGQPLNGMTRRAFLKTAAVAGAVASCGFDIAYDAEKAFAYENDTTNFKVTSTTCPYCSASCGQRVVTALTGANTGKVIDIYGDYESPMNSGGLCAKGAGSLQLVNNPRRIGAFSNYPVSGTPFSSGAVWGTSGVAYKRDGASTTWTAVALDTALDDIASKLVTARGGLTSGGGYNSKGVAFLGSSHMNNESNYMYRKIIANFGTSNVEHQARI, encoded by the coding sequence ATGGCTACTAAGGACATCGGGCAACCGCTCAACGGTATGACGAGGCGCGCTTTCCTCAAGACCGCTGCGGTTGCCGGAGCAGTTGCAAGTTGCGGTTTCGACATCGCATACGACGCCGAGAAGGCGTTCGCATACGAGAACGACACCACGAACTTCAAAGTCACAAGCACGACGTGTCCGTACTGTTCGGCTAGCTGTGGTCAGCGCGTCGTCACGGCACTCACGGGCGCCAACACCGGCAAGGTCATCGACATCTACGGTGACTACGAGTCGCCGATGAACTCGGGTGGTCTGTGCGCAAAGGGCGCCGGCTCACTCCAGCTCGTCAACAACCCGCGCCGTATCGGCGCGTTCAGCAATTACCCGGTCTCAGGCACGCCGTTCTCCTCGGGCGCCGTTTGGGGCACGAGTGGCGTTGCCTACAAGCGCGATGGCGCTTCGACGACGTGGACCGCTGTCGCACTCGACACGGCTCTCGACGACATCGCGAGCAAGCTCGTCACCGCGCGTGGCGGGCTCACCTCCGGTGGCGGCTACAACAGCAAGGGCGTTGCGTTCCTCGGCTCATCGCACATGAACAACGAGTCGAACTACATGTACCGCAAGATCATCGCGAACTTCGGTACTAGCAACGTCGAGCATCAGGCTCGTATTTGA
- a CDS encoding MogA/MoaB family molybdenum cofactor biosynthesis protein, producing MSELRIGILTCSDSRGEAEDTAGRALSGLIAERGWALAGYQVVPDDRLRIESALIEMADGADVILTCGGTGLGPRDVTPEATLAVCDRPVPGIAEHIRAESLKVTGRAMLSRGTAAARGRTLVVNLPGSEKAARECFGFIADQFEHAAKMMHGGGH from the coding sequence GTGAGCGAGCTGCGTATCGGCATCCTCACGTGTTCCGACAGCCGAGGCGAAGCCGAGGATACCGCCGGTCGAGCGCTCTCGGGGCTCATCGCGGAACGCGGCTGGGCGCTCGCCGGCTATCAGGTGGTTCCCGATGACCGGTTGCGCATCGAGTCGGCGCTCATCGAGATGGCCGACGGCGCCGACGTCATCCTCACCTGTGGCGGCACCGGCCTCGGGCCGCGCGACGTCACGCCGGAAGCCACGCTCGCGGTCTGTGATCGGCCCGTCCCCGGCATCGCGGAGCACATTCGCGCCGAGTCACTCAAGGTCACCGGCCGAGCGATGCTCTCCCGCGGTACCGCCGCAGCGCGCGGTCGCACGCTCGTCGTCAACCTTCCGGGCTCAGAGAAGGCGGCCCGCGAGTGCTTCGGCTTTATCGCCGATCAGTTCGAGCATGCCGCGAAGATGATGCACGGCGGGGGCCACTAG
- a CDS encoding cytochrome c3 family protein — translation MTNKKLVLVLVLAAAVMLMVPAVASANFAIHGNYVTDTDSCAGCHRAHTSVSSITWTATDNSQHSALLVSSATEVWQFCYACHDATSQGADTNVQTGIYEGTLYGTTDAILNGGGFESLDQTATTSTHMYKGSSWGAYGGGYWGDGANFTGGVATRGQGPDAFMNGTGNAIKMDCTSCHDPHGSPNYRILKTVVNGNAVGQYSGGGADPDPDGYVSSVETGWPVNGFRLHQAYPNYKPDYTTARYAKGYNMTTATLANGATGVNADKGMSGWCAGCHSTYLGPLVDYTKTVNGVETTYSSLATTYNAGDGGGLTLRHKHPINVELDSYNGPDKASMIVTDTTLPLAHAIDEQGAGNRVNESSDWIECLTCHRAHGTAASMSGFASNVGAASVVDTDGVARNTFVAANPVPSALLRHDNRGVCERCHNK, via the coding sequence ATGACCAACAAGAAGCTCGTACTCGTACTCGTCCTCGCCGCCGCTGTGATGCTCATGGTTCCGGCGGTCGCCTCGGCGAACTTCGCGATCCACGGCAACTACGTGACGGATACCGACTCGTGTGCCGGTTGTCACCGCGCTCACACCTCGGTCAGTTCTATCACCTGGACGGCAACTGACAATTCGCAGCACTCAGCACTGCTCGTGTCCTCCGCCACGGAGGTCTGGCAGTTCTGCTACGCATGTCACGACGCCACCAGCCAGGGCGCAGATACCAACGTTCAGACCGGTATCTACGAAGGCACCCTCTACGGCACCACCGACGCGATCCTCAACGGCGGCGGTTTCGAGTCGCTCGACCAGACGGCCACCACCTCCACCCACATGTACAAGGGTTCGAGCTGGGGCGCCTACGGCGGTGGCTACTGGGGTGACGGTGCGAACTTCACGGGCGGCGTCGCAACTCGCGGCCAGGGCCCCGATGCGTTCATGAACGGCACGGGCAACGCCATCAAGATGGATTGCACGAGCTGTCACGATCCGCACGGTTCGCCGAACTACCGCATCCTGAAGACCGTCGTCAACGGCAACGCAGTCGGTCAGTACTCCGGCGGCGGCGCTGATCCCGACCCCGACGGCTACGTCTCCTCGGTTGAGACTGGCTGGCCGGTCAACGGATTCCGCCTCCACCAGGCGTATCCCAACTACAAGCCGGACTACACGACGGCTCGTTACGCCAAGGGCTACAACATGACCACGGCCACGCTGGCCAACGGTGCCACCGGCGTCAACGCCGACAAGGGCATGAGCGGCTGGTGTGCTGGCTGCCATAGCACCTACCTCGGTCCGCTGGTCGACTACACCAAGACGGTCAATGGCGTCGAGACGACGTACTCCAGTCTGGCGACGACCTACAACGCCGGTGACGGCGGTGGCCTGACGCTTCGCCACAAGCACCCGATCAACGTCGAGCTGGACAGCTACAACGGTCCGGACAAGGCGTCGATGATCGTGACCGACACCACTCTCCCGCTCGCTCACGCGATCGATGAGCAGGGTGCCGGCAACAGGGTCAACGAGTCCTCGGACTGGATTGAGTGCCTCACGTGCCATCGTGCACACGGTACGGCTGCCAGCATGAGCGGGTTCGCCTCCAATGTCGGCGCTGCGTCGGTTGTTGATACCGACGGTGTCGCGAGGAACACGTTCGTCGCTGCCAACCCGGTTCCGTCAGCACTCCTGCGGCATGACAACCGTGGCGTCTGCGAAAGGTGCCACAACAAGTAG
- a CDS encoding MOSC domain-containing protein: protein MSEQVGATGRVVSVNLSEKKTVRKQRFERGTLVLDRGFDGDAHAGDWHRQVSLLAQESIDEMRAKGLDVGPGDFAENITTEGVDVMTLPVGSIVHVGDGVVLEVSQVGKVCHNKCAIYYQAGDCVMPREGVFAVVREPGDIAVGDEISIVSIGDGTCARSPEESLAESESVRAANECRKLEKGAAS, encoded by the coding sequence ATGAGCGAACAGGTCGGCGCCACGGGACGTGTGGTATCCGTGAATCTCTCGGAGAAGAAGACCGTGCGCAAGCAGCGTTTCGAGCGCGGCACGCTCGTGCTCGATCGCGGCTTCGACGGCGACGCGCACGCGGGCGACTGGCATCGCCAGGTCTCGCTCCTCGCGCAGGAGTCCATAGATGAGATGCGCGCCAAGGGTCTCGACGTGGGCCCGGGTGACTTCGCCGAGAACATCACCACCGAGGGTGTCGATGTGATGACGCTGCCGGTGGGTTCGATCGTGCACGTGGGCGACGGCGTCGTTCTCGAGGTCAGCCAGGTCGGCAAGGTGTGCCACAACAAGTGCGCGATCTACTACCAGGCCGGCGACTGTGTGATGCCCCGCGAAGGCGTGTTCGCGGTCGTGCGCGAGCCCGGTGACATCGCGGTGGGCGACGAGATATCGATCGTCTCGATCGGCGACGGCACGTGCGCGCGTTCGCCGGAGGAGTCGCTCGCCGAGTCCGAATCCGTGCGCGCCGCCAACGAGTGCCGCAAGCTCGAGAAGGGTGCCGCGTCGTGA
- a CDS encoding aminotransferase class V-fold PLP-dependent enzyme: MRTIYFDHAATSWPKPEPVVAAVEQALTEFGGNPGRGAYSMAVGTARAIHHARRELASLLGVTDAKNLLFQPGCTQAMNLVLFGLLSPGDRIVACPTEHNAVARPLNVLAARGVEVIIADADEAGFVDPEVVESLVAAAPTRAVVCQHAGNVSGAIQPVADLADIAHAHGALMLVDGAQAGGHLQVDLSTLGADAWACSGHKGLLGPQGVGVLYLAPGCEPEELVFGGSGQGDSEHPRGPSTRPDRYEAGTPNTPGIVGLGAAASWLLEHGDEQRLAERSLTSRLADGIRAIPGFRVLGPDSGEHRAPVVSAVHETVPADEIAFALDRGYGVAVRSGLHCAPWAHRSLGTLESGAVRMSVGFGLQPSDVDDLLGALITIGSKTPH, encoded by the coding sequence ATGCGCACCATCTACTTCGATCACGCCGCCACCTCGTGGCCCAAGCCCGAACCCGTGGTCGCCGCCGTCGAGCAAGCCCTGACCGAGTTCGGGGGTAATCCCGGGCGCGGCGCCTACAGCATGGCGGTGGGCACAGCCCGCGCGATCCATCACGCGCGGCGAGAACTCGCGTCGTTGCTCGGTGTGACGGACGCCAAGAACCTGCTGTTCCAGCCGGGCTGCACCCAAGCGATGAACCTGGTGCTGTTCGGGTTGCTGTCACCCGGCGACCGTATCGTCGCGTGCCCCACCGAACACAACGCAGTCGCCCGCCCACTCAACGTGCTTGCCGCCCGAGGTGTCGAGGTGATCATCGCCGACGCCGATGAGGCCGGGTTCGTCGACCCCGAGGTCGTGGAGTCGCTCGTCGCCGCCGCTCCCACCCGTGCGGTCGTGTGCCAGCATGCCGGCAATGTGAGCGGGGCGATCCAGCCCGTCGCGGATCTCGCGGACATCGCGCACGCGCACGGCGCGCTCATGCTCGTCGATGGAGCGCAGGCCGGCGGCCATCTGCAGGTCGACCTGTCCACACTCGGTGCCGACGCGTGGGCGTGCTCCGGGCACAAGGGGTTGCTCGGCCCGCAGGGCGTTGGCGTGCTCTACCTCGCGCCCGGCTGCGAGCCCGAGGAGCTCGTGTTCGGCGGGAGCGGCCAGGGCGACAGCGAACACCCGAGAGGGCCGAGCACCCGGCCCGACCGCTACGAGGCCGGCACGCCCAACACCCCCGGCATCGTCGGGCTCGGCGCCGCCGCGTCGTGGCTGCTCGAGCACGGTGACGAGCAGCGCCTCGCCGAGCGGTCGCTCACCTCTCGACTGGCTGACGGCATCCGAGCGATCCCCGGTTTCCGGGTGCTTGGGCCGGACTCCGGAGAGCATCGTGCGCCGGTGGTCTCGGCGGTCCACGAGACCGTCCCCGCCGATGAGATCGCCTTCGCACTCGACAGAGGTTATGGAGTTGCTGTGCGTTCGGGGCTGCACTGTGCACCGTGGGCGCACCGTTCGCTCGGTACACTCGAGTCGGGTGCCGTACGCATGAGTGTGGGCTTCGGCCTGCAGCCAAGCGACGTGGACGACCTGCTCGGTGCGCTGATCACGATCGGCTCGAAGACCCCACACTAG
- a CDS encoding molybdopterin-dependent oxidoreductase has translation MTNHWADISNSTNIVIWGANPVENHPACIAHVNRARFPKQYYSATGDATTSGRVNKQPAKLIVIDPRRNRTALQCDEANGDRYVRIRPGTDIAFGNGLTRYMIETIEALGSGNAVYDKFMSYLNKNNNGTFFTDGNATTGSVQATVVSGMAASGLANGSSIFTDARFLVNSDGTDYRRGQVIASTNAIVSPSGAPDHTTIANFPLKAQTVLESSDTVYNRLKAHVSAYTLAVTADICGCSEADIQFVGDAFIANSYCSTGTSTDPRTSTYRATTMLYAMGITQHTVGGQNVKMFAQIQTLMGNMGRCGGGINALRGIHNVQGSTDMGLLYGNIPAYSANPGTQVTSIPDSANQFGKYVNALWGTPVSGTGNKTQMNDSYDDAYRAAALSLQQRGFANMTAKWFGDYTATSGATSFDRTMMDAAFSLWPKGAGDDHITMFRKMAPSSGITKALVAWGQNPAVTEPNQGAIRTGLENLDLLVCVDMFSTETANVPRKAGSVTYLIPTAAHVEKAGSATNSGRTLQWRYKAADPAGNSKDDNELLLRFADALGRAAAFDHIAAVWSTYNMNGFSSGTPATSNDVYAKLYGDKYACGFVPRTNEFTDASNTAELWPVRPNVTTAITVPITPTTVTGSEAIAEKVYQEMCTASASGGTIWIYTNAYATGRATNKHWNQADWGTANRAKSRDRLDPNGTLASPGWGYSWLVNRRVLYNNNTDNGGTASLAGTSTGLVPGDVNDLFMGPDSAARLFVSTNTAVFNYSRWYRTIHRLADKPSPVVAAVTTSPHYAAGVYPSNASLAGRFAAHCEPYESPRADLTTTWGRNTKGANWDLVKDDTRVAGRGFVNGVASKTLTDPALADFPLVLTTIRCVEHFQGGPITRNNWWNVELEPEPWIELNSADAAANGIKDGDMVRVITARVVNDAGDFVEPAKYGSGFRARVGTGLSSTNGTDQKVLKGVVAIPWHWGEEGLSTGSRANDLCIDAGDANTVIPESKACLCRIEKI, from the coding sequence ATGACGAACCACTGGGCTGACATCTCCAACTCGACGAACATCGTCATCTGGGGAGCCAACCCGGTTGAGAACCACCCGGCATGTATCGCGCACGTCAACAGGGCTCGGTTCCCGAAGCAGTACTACTCGGCGACCGGCGATGCCACGACGAGCGGCCGCGTCAACAAGCAACCGGCCAAGCTCATCGTCATCGACCCCCGGCGCAACCGCACCGCGCTTCAGTGTGACGAGGCCAACGGTGACAGGTACGTCAGGATCCGCCCTGGTACCGACATCGCCTTCGGCAACGGTCTCACCCGCTACATGATTGAGACCATCGAGGCGCTCGGCTCGGGCAATGCCGTTTACGACAAGTTCATGTCGTATCTCAACAAGAACAACAACGGCACCTTCTTCACCGATGGAAACGCCACCACGGGCAGCGTGCAGGCAACCGTTGTCTCGGGTATGGCCGCATCCGGGCTCGCCAACGGCAGCTCGATCTTCACGGATGCTCGCTTCCTGGTTAACTCGGACGGCACCGACTATCGGCGCGGTCAGGTCATCGCCTCGACCAACGCGATCGTCAGCCCCAGCGGCGCCCCCGATCACACCACGATCGCGAACTTCCCGCTGAAGGCGCAGACCGTTCTTGAGAGCTCGGACACCGTGTACAACCGCCTGAAGGCCCACGTCAGCGCTTACACGCTGGCAGTGACCGCCGACATCTGCGGATGTAGCGAGGCTGACATCCAGTTCGTTGGCGATGCATTCATCGCGAACAGCTACTGCTCGACGGGCACCTCGACGGATCCTCGCACCTCGACCTACCGCGCGACGACCATGCTTTACGCAATGGGCATCACGCAGCACACGGTCGGCGGTCAGAACGTCAAGATGTTCGCCCAGATTCAGACGCTCATGGGCAACATGGGTCGTTGCGGTGGCGGCATCAACGCCCTGCGCGGCATCCATAACGTCCAGGGCTCGACGGACATGGGTCTGCTCTACGGCAACATCCCGGCGTACTCGGCCAACCCCGGTACGCAGGTCACGTCGATTCCGGACTCGGCCAACCAGTTCGGCAAGTACGTGAACGCTCTCTGGGGCACGCCGGTCTCCGGTACGGGCAACAAGACCCAGATGAACGACTCGTACGACGACGCGTATCGTGCAGCGGCTCTGTCGCTTCAGCAGCGCGGCTTCGCCAACATGACCGCGAAGTGGTTCGGTGACTACACCGCCACGTCCGGCGCAACGTCGTTCGATCGCACCATGATGGACGCGGCCTTCTCGCTGTGGCCTAAGGGTGCAGGCGACGACCACATCACCATGTTCCGCAAGATGGCTCCGAGTTCCGGCATCACCAAGGCGCTTGTAGCCTGGGGACAGAACCCGGCCGTCACCGAGCCTAACCAGGGCGCGATCCGCACCGGTCTTGAGAACCTCGACCTGCTTGTCTGCGTCGACATGTTCTCAACCGAGACGGCCAACGTTCCTCGTAAGGCCGGCAGTGTCACGTACCTGATCCCGACCGCCGCTCACGTTGAGAAGGCCGGTTCGGCGACCAACTCCGGTCGTACGCTTCAGTGGCGCTACAAGGCCGCTGATCCGGCAGGCAACAGCAAGGACGACAACGAGCTCTTGCTCCGGTTCGCCGACGCTCTTGGCCGCGCCGCCGCGTTCGACCACATCGCTGCCGTGTGGAGCACGTACAACATGAACGGCTTCTCGTCCGGCACGCCGGCGACGAGCAACGATGTGTACGCCAAGCTCTATGGTGACAAGTACGCGTGCGGCTTCGTACCGCGCACCAACGAGTTCACCGATGCATCGAACACCGCCGAGCTGTGGCCGGTCCGTCCCAACGTGACGACGGCTATCACCGTGCCGATCACGCCGACTACGGTTACCGGTTCCGAGGCTATCGCCGAGAAGGTCTACCAGGAGATGTGCACCGCATCTGCTTCTGGTGGCACCATCTGGATCTACACCAACGCCTACGCAACTGGTCGTGCCACCAACAAGCACTGGAACCAGGCTGACTGGGGCACCGCCAACCGCGCCAAGAGCCGTGACCGCCTTGACCCGAACGGCACGCTCGCGTCGCCGGGCTGGGGTTACTCGTGGCTCGTCAACCGTCGCGTGCTGTACAACAACAACACCGACAACGGTGGAACCGCCAGCCTCGCCGGTACGTCCACCGGTCTCGTTCCGGGCGACGTGAACGACCTGTTCATGGGTCCGGACTCGGCGGCCAGGCTGTTCGTGTCGACCAACACCGCGGTATTCAACTACTCGCGCTGGTATCGCACGATCCACCGCTTGGCCGACAAGCCGAGCCCCGTCGTTGCGGCCGTCACCACGAGCCCGCACTACGCGGCAGGCGTGTATCCCTCCAACGCTTCGCTTGCTGGTCGCTTTGCCGCCCACTGCGAGCCGTACGAGTCGCCTCGGGCCGACCTCACCACCACGTGGGGCCGTAACACCAAGGGCGCCAACTGGGACCTCGTCAAGGACGACACGCGTGTCGCCGGTCGTGGTTTCGTCAACGGTGTCGCCAGCAAGACCCTCACCGACCCTGCGCTTGCGGACTTCCCGCTGGTGCTGACCACCATCCGGTGCGTCGAGCACTTCCAGGGCGGCCCCATCACCCGTAACAACTGGTGGAACGTCGAACTCGAGCCGGAGCCTTGGATCGAGCTCAACTCCGCAGATGCTGCGGCCAACGGGATCAAGGACGGCGACATGGTCAGGGTCATCACGGCTCGCGTCGTGAATGACGCCGGCGACTTCGTCGAGCCGGCCAAGTACGGTTCGGGCTTCCGTGCCCGCGTCGGTACCGGCCTGAGCTCAACGAACGGTACGGATCAGAAGGTACTCAAGGGCGTCGTTGCCATCCCGTGGCACTGGGGTGAAGAGGGCCTGTCAACCGGCTCTCGCGCGAACGATCTCTGCATCGACGCAGGTGATGCGAACACTGTCATCCCTGAATCGAAGGCCTGTCTCTGTCGCATCGAGAAGATATAG